The genomic interval TCTATATTTTACGCAGTGATGGCGAGCTTTTTCAAATTCAAAATTTTACCAAAAGCAATCCGAAAATTGATTCCATTGCAACTGGAATTCCAAACAAAGACAATGAAGGATTGTGTTTTGACAAGGAAAATAAACGATTGTTGATTGGTTCTAAGAGTAAAATAGCAAAAGGTGCAGCCTTTAAAAATATTCGAACGATTTATGCTTTCGATTACACGAAAAAGAAATTACAGAGCGAGCCTATCTACAGCTACGACATTACAGTCATCAAAGATTTTGCGCAAAACCAAGGTATTGAACTCCCAACCAAACAAAGCAAGAAAAACCCAGAAGAACAAGAAGTAGCTCTGAAATTTCAGCTTTCAGGAATATACATTCATCCAACCAGCAAATTGTTATATGTGCTTAGCGCATCCGATTTTTACTTGTTCGTGTTCAATCACAAAGGGGAAATTCAACATTTAGAGATTCTAGATCCTGTAAAATTCAATAAAGCCGAAGGAATTGCAATCATGCCAAATGGTGACTTATATGTTTCAAATGAAGGTCAGGCAGGATTACCAAAAATTCTACTTTTCTCGGAAAACAAGAAAAAGTAAGATGGGCGTTTATTTTGTTTTCTTCACTCTATTCGTTAATTGAAGTTGAGCTCCAAAAACAACATTGTACTGCATAAAGAAGAAATGCTGGCTTGCTTTGTCATCAATTTGATTCGTTGTTCGAACATCTGGCATGTGGATAAATCCATATTTCGCTTCGCCTTGGATAAAGAAATATTTGAATAGATTGATTTTCACAGCGCCAACTAAGCCCAATCCATAACCTGCTACATTAAATTTATCGTGTCTTGCATTTCCCAATAGTGTTGTGTTTGTTCTGGGTACTAAAAGTCCTAATCCTGCACCATAAGAAGCACTCAAATTAAAGTGTTTTACATTGATTAAGGCTTCAGATCTTCTTACTTCTAGATTTAAATAATTCAATCCATCTGTATGTTCAAAAAGCAAGAAAGAAGTGTCTAAATACTGCTGCTGGTTGGTGTAAACACCGTCATAAGGGGTTCCTGAATTAGCAATCGTTCCATTCATAGTTACCGTTTGGAAATTTTTCATCACATATTTCATGTGATCTGCTCCAAAAGATATTTCATATTTATCTTTAAAATAATACCCCAATCTTAAATTGTATTGTGGAATTGTAATCGTTTTTGGATTGAAGTAGAGATTTGCTCTAAATAAGGATTGACGGTCATTGGCGATTACATTATTTAGCGTGAAATCATACGATTTTCCTTGAAAATGAATATCCGATTTCGTGTAAGCACTTCTATTCCACCCCCAATAGATGTAAAACGAACCTTTTTTATTTGGTTTCCAAATTTCAATCTTGTCTTGTGCATAGAAATGAGCGGTAGAGGAACAGATCAATAGGAGAAGAAACCATTTCATAATTACTAAATTTTGGTGCAAATTTAATAAAGAAACCGTTCTACTTGTTAGAGTTAAAAGTTATCGAGTAGTTTTGCCACTAATTCGTAGTTAGTTTTTTTTAACTAACTTACTCTTTGGAACTACAAATTCCATGAGGATCTACAATTCAAATAAAATTGCGACCTTTAATAGAATTCAAATACAATGGAAACAATTACGGATCTTTGGGTAAAGATTGCTTATTACATTTCACTCCGCTACTTGCTAATTGCAGGCGGAGCATATTTTGTTTTCTACATTCTGTTCAAGA from Fluviicola taffensis DSM 16823 carries:
- a CDS encoding SdiA-regulated domain-containing protein codes for the protein MKCTLSLLLFVLLKFNFGFAQVSIPYNLKQEKETIILPNELREISGLTIIDSKTLACVQDEEGIAFIYDLSTQKVIRKIDFAGPGDYEGIAPVGKDLYILRSDGELFQIQNFTKSNPKIDSIATGIPNKDNEGLCFDKENKRLLIGSKSKIAKGAAFKNIRTIYAFDYTKKKLQSEPIYSYDITVIKDFAQNQGIELPTKQSKKNPEEQEVALKFQLSGIYIHPTSKLLYVLSASDFYLFVFNHKGEIQHLEILDPVKFNKAEGIAIMPNGDLYVSNEGQAGLPKILLFSENKKK